GGCGCGCGGTCGCGTAATCGCCCTCCTCCATGGCCGCCATCGCCTGATCGCAGAGCCGGGCAGCAGCAGCTTCGCGCTGCGCGCTGTCATCCACGGCCGGGGGCGGCGGGGGTGGCGGGGGCGGCGGTACCGGCTCCGGTTCCGGGTTGCCGCTACACGCAGTCGCCAGAAGTGCCACGAGAAGAATGGGAGCGAATCGGTGGCTCAGCTTCATCGAGGTCTCCTTGTTTGCCAGTCGCGGGACGAGAATTCGGCGAGGACAGGGCGAACGTCGGCGCTGAAAACGCTGACCCGATCCCGGTTTCAACACGGATTCGTAACCTATCGCAGACCCGTCAAGTCGCAACCCGCAGGACGATTGCGGTCATGAGCCCGGCGGGATCGGGGGCGACCAGTCCGGGAGACCGTCGAGTCGTCCCGCCGTGAGGGGCCGGGACCTCCCCGTGAAGACATCGAGGATCCAGACGGTCGAGCCCTGGGCGTCGATCGACGAAAAGACGAGATGACGGCCGTCGGGCGCCCAGCTGGGGTCCTCGCTCTCGCCGCGCCGGGTCAGCATGCGCCGGTCGGTGCCATCCGGGTTCACCGTGAAGATCTGCCAGCGGCGATCGCTCAGGGCCGAATACGCGATCCGGTCGCCGTTCGGCGACCAGTCCGGGCCAGCCGCGTTGGTGTCCTCCCGCGGGTGGTAGATGCTGATGCGGCGGGCCGGGCCTCCCGAGACGCGACGGACGTAGACCTGCTGCTCGTTGGCCGGATCGGCCTCGTACGCGAACGACTCTCCATCCGGCGAAAAGCTGGGGTTCAGCGACTGGACCCGGCCGTCGGTCAGCTGCTCGCCGCCCTCGACCATGATGCGCGCGGTTCCGCCGACTCCTTCCGCGTACGCCAACCGCCCGTCCGGCGTCCACGTCGGCGTCTGAATGAGTCTCCCGGAGGCCACCGTTCGGCGGCTGCCGGTGATGAGGTTCATCTCCACGAGCGAGAAATACCCCGTCTCATCCTGGATCGTGTACGCGATCCGGGTCGCGTCGGGCGAGAAGGCGGGCGAGAAGACGTTGCGCCCTCCGGTGTCGATCCGCTGCGGATTCCGGCCGTCGCTGTCGATGAGCAGCAGGTAGGATGAGCCGTCGCCATCTCTCCGGCGCAGGGCGATCCGTGTCGCGGCGATGCCGCGCTGGCCTCCCGTCGCCCAGAAGACGATCCGGTCGGAGATCCGGTGGACCGACATCCGGAAATCGGCCGCATCCATCGGGGGCAGCGTGAAGGCCTGGACGTTCTCGAGGTTGCCGTAAACGACGTCGTGCAGGCTGACTCTGAGGAGCGGAGTCTGCGTCCCCGGCGCGACGGAGATCTCCGAGGTGACGAGCCACACGGCCCCGACCTGGTTCCAGAGCGCGTAGTTCGGGGTGCCGCCCCAAGTGAGCGTGTCGGACACCGCGATGATGTCGAACCGGTCGGAGTAGTCGAGGTCCGTACGAAGAATCTCGCCGACCGCCGCGCCCAGCTCCTCGAAACCGGCGCCCGCGGAGACGGGCGCGACGACCATGCCCGGCACATAGCGGGCCTCGTAGGTGAGGCCGAGGCGGAGCGCCCCGCCCTCCTGTCCTCCCAGCGGCGCTCCGGCCGCCGCGGCGGCGAACGCCAGCCCCGTAGCGACGGCCCGGCGTCCCCACCCGGCAGCGCGGCGTCGACGAAAGACCCTCGGCCGGTCCATTCAGCGGTCGCTCGGATCGAAGAAGAACGAGACGGCGAGCGCGTCGGCCGGAAAGTCGTCGGGAAGCGGGCCGAAGGCCCGGTCGCGGCCGGCGGACTCCACGGCCCCCATCGCCTGGGTATCGAAGATCAGGCTCCCGGACCTCGCCACCCACTCGAATCCCGTCACCCGGCCGTCCCGGTGGATGATGAAGTAGACCTCGGCCCGAAGCTCGCGGGCTCCGACGGGGGGCCGCCAGCGGCGCTGAATCTGGCGGATGATGTTCTCGCTGTATTCGGGCCAGGCCGAGGCTTCGCCGGCGATCCGGATCGTGCGCACTTCCTCGCCGACCTCCTCGGTCCGCGCGGGTTCCGGCTCCGGCTCGCGTTCGACCTCGACCTCGGCCTCCACGGTGGGCGTTTCCACCTGCGGCACCGGGTCGGGCGTCGGTTCCGGGGGAGGCGGCCGGTTCTCCTCTTCCGCGACCTCGGGCGGCGACGGATCGACGCGGATCGGCGCATCCTCCGGAGCGAACTCGACCATGTTCACCCGCACCGCCGCAGGCATTTCGGGCGGGCGTATCGCCGCGTCGCCGAACAGGACGAGAACGATGAGACCCCCGTGGACCAGGAGCGAGCCGTACACGGCCCGCCTGTGAGGTCGCCCGTGACGCTGCGGCCCTCCGCGCCGCCATGCGCGCCAACGCCCGGTTTCCACCCCTCCGTACGGAGTCATGGGCGGCGAAGGCTCGGGTCCGGGTCCGTGACCATGTTCAATACGCCTCCGGCCTCCTGAATCCGACCCATCACCCGGGTCGCCTGCCGAAGGGCGAGGTCGCCATCCGCCTTCAGGTACACCGCATCCGACTCGAAGCGATCGAGCGCCAACGCGAGCGTAGCGTCGAACTCCTCCAGCGTCACCGGCACGTCATCCAAGTAGATCTGCCCGTCCGCGTCGATCGAGACCACGAGCGCATCGGAGGCGCTGAGAGGCGCGGAGATGCCCTCCGGGAGGTCGATTTCGATGCCGCCCTGGAGAATGGGCGCCGTGATCATGAAGATGATGAGGAGGGTGAACGCGACGTCAACGAGGCTCGTGACGTTGATCTCCGCCACGACGCCGATACCGTCGGCCTGCTGCGTAAAGCGCCTTTTCATCCCCCGCTCCTCATCCTCCGACCGCCGGGGCCCCGGCTCACAGGCGACCCTCGCGCGCGAGCGTCCCCACGAACTCGCTCGCGAATCCCTCCAGCTCTCCCACGAACAGACGCAGGCGGGAGGCGTAGTGGTTGTACGCTATGACCGCGGGAATCGCGACGGCCAACCCCGCGACCGTGGTCGTGAGTGCTTCGGCGATGCCCGGCGCGACCGCCGCGATGTTCGCGGACCCCTGCGACGTGATCCCGATGAACGAGTTCATCACGCCCACGACGGTCCCCATGAGGCCGAGGAGAGGACTCACGGAGCCGATGATCGCGAGCCAGGGCAGCCCGTGCGCAAGTTCGTCCTTCTCCTCCGAGAGGCTCTTCTCGAGCACCAGCCACAGCGCTTCGAGCTGCGTAGGGCTCAAACCATCCCCGACGTGCGTGGTCTCGAGCGCGCCCGGCCGCAGTTCGGAGAAGAAGGCGATCCCCTCGCGGAACACCCGTCTGAAGGGGGAATCGTCCAGCTCCGACAGCGCGTCGTTGAGATCCACGAGCCCGTTGGCCCCGGCCATCGCGAACACGAAGTCATCCGCCCGCGCGTTCACGGCGCGCAACTCGCGGAACTTCCAGATGATGAGGACCCAGGACACGAGCGAGAAGGCGGCGAGCACGGTGAGGATGACCTTCGTCGGCAGAGTCGCGCCCAGGATCATGTCGAGGGGGGAATCGATCACGCGAGCAGAAAGGTCCTGCACAAGTTCCAGGCCCCCTCCGACCCCGATCCCGACCCCCGCCATCACGTGCGCCCCCCCTGCACCCTGTCCGGGCTCATCCGCTCTCCCCCCACTTCTCTCCCCTCACTTCCCTCGTTTCCTCGCCGAGCCATGGTTCCACCCGACGCAGACACTCCTCGCCGTCAGACCGTTCGGCGAGCCACCGGATGGCGCGTGTCGGCCCGTGCAGAACCTTGTTGAGCGCCGCGTGACTCGCCAGCCGCAGAGCTTCGTCGGCGTCGTCGGGATCCGGGGCGCGGGCGGCGACGGCATCGGCGACGAGACGGCGAGCGGTGTCCCTCAGCGCCCGCACGGCCGGGTCCGCGCGACGACTTCGACGCCAGGCCCGGTATTTCGCGACGTGTCGCTCGATGATCGTCTCCGCGCACTCGCGCTCGTACTCTCGGGCCGCCCGCGCCCGATCCACGACCTGCCTCAGGTCGTCGATATTGTACAGGAACACATCGGAGATCCCGGCCACACGCGGATCGACATTGCGGGGCACGGCGATGTCGAGGATCACGAGCCGCGCGCGCCCGCTTCGCGGGCCGCGGAGGTGCTCCGCGCGGAGGAAGGCCGCCTCCGACTCCGTGCAGGCGACGACGAGATCCACGCGATCCAGCGCCTCGAGCGCCGCGCTCCTTCGCATCGGGAGCGCATCGAGGGGCCGGCTCACGCGCTCGGCCCGGACCGGGTCGCGGCTCGCGAGAAAGACACGCCTTGCCCCCCCCCGCTTCAGGCACTGCACCGTGAGTCTTCCCATCTCGCCGGTCCCGAGCACGAGTACGCTGCGGTCGTCGAGTGAGCCGAACACCTTCCGGGCGAGATCGACCGCCGCGCCGGGGATCGAGGTCACGCCGCTCGCGATCGACGTGTCGGCCCGCACGCGCCCGCCGACCTCGAGGGCCGACTGGAACAGGCGATGCAGCACGGGCCCCACCATGGGACGCCCATCCCGATAGGCTCCGCGGACCTGGCCCTGAATCTGCGGTTCGCCGACGATGAGGGATTCCAGTCCGCCGGTGACGCGGAACAGGTGGCGGACGGCGCGCGCCCCCTCAAGCGTTGCGAGGTATGAATCTCCCTCGGCCCCCAGGCCCGACACCTCGCACAGCGCCTCGCGCCCGAGGCGGTCGAGCGTTTCCGCATCGCTTCCCGCCAGGTAGCACTCCGTCCGGTTGCAGGTGGAAAGCACGACGCACTCCGAGACGCCCGGCCTGGCCGTCAGATTCTCGACCCACTCGGTTCGTCGCCGTTCACCGAGTGCGAAACGCTCCCGGACGTCGATGGGGGCGGTCCGGTGGCTGAGTCCGACCGCGACGAGCGCGTCGGATCCGGCGGTCGCGGCTCCGCGTGCCTCAGAAGGGGAGATCGTCCTCACCCGCGACGGACCGGTTGGAAAACTCGGAGAAATCGGAACGCTCCTGCCGCGGCTCCGTCGTCGAATAGCTCTCTCCGCCGCCACCGCTGCTCCCGAGCATGATCATTTCGAGCGCGCGGATCTCCGTCGTATACCGCGTCTGGCCGTCCTGTCCCTCCCACTGCCGGTACTCGATCCGGCCTTCCACGTAGACCCGGTCGCCCTTGCGCAGGTATTGCTCACAGATCTCGGCAAGACGGTCCCAGCAGACGACTCGATGCCACTCCGTCTTTTCCTGCTGGTCGCCGGCGCGAGTCGTCCAACGGCGGCTGGTCGCGACGGAGAGCGTCGCCACCCGCGTACCCGTGTTCGTCGACCGCACTTCCGGGTCCGCACCCAGGTTTCCGATGAGTGTCGCCTTGTTCAGACTGCGCGCCATTCCCGCCTCCCCGCTGATCGACTTGAAGGTCCATGGTGGTGGTGATGCCCGGAAGGATCAAGGTAACGGAAAACGATCAACGGACCAGCAAGCGGCGCATGACGAGAGCGTCCTCCTTCGGACCCGCATAGTATCCGCGACGCCGTCCGACGATCTCGAATCCCCGGCTTCGGTAGAGACCCTGCGCGCTTCGGTTCCCTTCCCGTACTTCGAGGAAGATGCGGACGACGCCCCGGGTCCGCGCTTCGCCGAGAACCGCGTCCACCAATTCGCCCCCGATCCCGCGCCGGCGGTCGCTCGGGGCCACGGCGAGATCCCCCAGTTCCGCCTCCCGCCCGACGAACCACACGGCGGCGTATCCCGCGATGCGCGCCTCTTCGTACACGGCGGAGAGGAGAACCGCGTCCCGGCGCCGCAGCAGGTTTCTGAACGTCCGTTCGGACCATGGAGTGGCGAAGCAGGCCTCTTCGATCGCCGTCACCTGCCCCAGATCCGCCTCGATAAGCGGCCGGATGCGAAGAGTCCGCCTACCGGGATCCGCCATGGCGCCCGACCTGGCGTTCGGCTCCGGAACTCCGGACATATCGGGGTTCCCACGCGTCGATGTCCGCGACCCGGCCGGCCGGGAGCCTCTCGGCCAGCCACAGGAGCGCGCCCGCGCGCGGCACGCCGAGAAACGGGGGGAGCACACCTCCGCCGCGAGCCTCGATCCTGGCGCGGTGCCGGATCGCACCCTCCCCGGCGAAGAACCACGACCCGGGATCCTCCAGCCCCTCGACCCAGCGATCGATGTCGCACGCCTCCGGCCCGCGGATCGGGGCCTCCAGCGGCCCGTTGGCCCAGGCGGCCCCGTACACCTCGCCCCGCCGGGCGTCGAAGAGTGCGCAAACGCGGTCACGCCCCGCGGAGGCGGCGACGGAGCGAAGGCTCGAATAGGCGAAGAGGGGCACACCTCTCGCGTGACACCAGCCCTTCGCGAGCGAAGCCGCGATCCGCACGCCGGTGAAGGAGCCGGGCCCCGCCCCGATGATCACGCGTTCGATGCCGTCGACGCCGATCCGGGCACGCGCGAGCATGCGCTCTACCTCGTCGAGCACGGTCTCCGAGTGCGTCGCGCGGACGGCCAGCGCGCACTCGGAAATCAGGGTGTCGCCGCGGCCCACGGCGATGCTGCCGAGGCTCGTACTCGTCTCGAGCGCCAGACTCAGCACGCGGACGCCTCCTCCCCGCCGGCGTACAGACCCGGATCGGGGACCGGCGGCACCCGGCCCAGCCCGCGCGCGGTCACCCGGCGCAGCACACCCGTGGCGCTCCCGGCGGCCCCATCCGCCGCGTCCGCCCCCTCGGCGAACTCAAGCCGAACTTCCCAGCGGTCGACCGGAAGCTCCTCCCCGGCACGCTCGGCCCACTCGACGAAGACCGCTCCCGGGTGGGCTTCGAGTTCCTCCCACCCGAGGGCGAGGAGTTCGGACGGATCGCCGAGACGGTACAGATCCGCGTGCCCGACCGGACCCCGGTCGCCGGCGTACCAGTGGACGAGCGTGTAGGTCGGGCTTGTCACGGCTTCGTCCACGCCCGCTCCGGCACAGGCCGCCTGTGTGAACCGCGTCTTCCCGGCGCCGAGCGGTCCGGTGAGCGCGACGAAGACCTCCTCGCGATCCGCGACCGCGCCGACCTCCCGCCCCCAGCGCGCGAGCCCCGCCTCGTCCAGCACGGCACTCCTCATGCCGAATCCCCCGCGGAGACCGGCAGTCCCGGCGGTCGCGTCCCCTTCCCGTCGCCGATCCGGGCGCGGATCTCGAACAGTTCGTCCCGCAGCCGGGCCGCCGTTTCGAAGTCGAGCGCAGCCGCCGCGGCACGCATGTCCTTTTCGATCGCCTCGGCCAGCGCCTCCGGCGACAGTTCCTCGTACGAGCCTTCCCGTTCGTGCACGGCGGGCTGCGCCTCCCGCGCGTCGGCCACCGCGGTCGAGAACCGGATCTCCCGCACCGACTTCACGATCGAGCGCGGCTCGATCCCATGCTCCCGGTTGTATTCCGCCTGCACTTCGCGGCGCCGCGCCGTCTCATCCATCGCGCGCCGCATCGAATCCGTCACCTTGTCCGCGTACAGAATCGCCTTCCCGGCGAGGTTCCGAGCCGCGCGCCCGATCGTCTGCACGAGCGACCGATCCGAACGAAGGAAACCCTCCTTGTCCGCGTCGAGGATCGCGACGAGGGAGACCTCCGGCAGGTCGAGGCCCTCGCGCAGCAGATTGATCCCGACGAGGACATCGAATGTCCCCAACCGCAGATCGCGGAGGATCTTCACACGGTCGATCGCCGCAATGTCCGAGTGCATGTAGCGCACCCGCACGCCCCGCACCGCGAGGAACTCCGACAGATCTTCCGCCATCCGCTTCGTCAGCGTCGTCACGAGCACGCGCTCGCGCCGCTCCGTCCGGCGGCGGATTTCGCCGAGCAGGTCGTCCACCTGTCCGCGGACCGGTCGCACCTCCACTTCCGGATCCAGCAGTCCCGTCGGCCGAATCAACTGTTCGACGACGACGCCCCCGCTCTTCCGCAACTCGTACTCGCCCGGCGTCGCGCTGACGAAGATCGCGCTCGGCACGAGATCTTCCCATTCCCGGAACGACAGCGGCCGGTTGTCCAGCGCGGACGGGAGCCGGAAACCGAACTCGACCAGCGTCGTCTTTCGACTGCGGTCCCCCTCGTACATGCCGCCGATCTGCGGGATCGACACGTGGGACTCGTCCACGACGACCACATAGTCCTCCGGGAAATAGTCGAGGAGACAGTAGGGGCGGCTGCCCGGCGCCCGGCCGTCCAGGTGCCGGCTGTAGTTCTCGATCCCGGGACAGAACCCCACCTCCGTCAGCATCTCGAGATCGAATCGGGTGCGCTGCTCCAGGCGTTGCGCCTCGAGGAGCCGGCCATCCTGCCGAAGGTGCAGCAGCCGTTCCTCCAGCTCCACGTAGATGGCGTGCCGGGCCTCCTCCAGTCGATGGCCGAGTGTGGCGTAGTGCGTGGCCGGAAAGATCGAGGTTTCCGGGAGGCGCGTGATCGTGACGCCGGTCATCGGATCGATCTTCGAGATGCGTTCGATCGCGTCGCCCCACATCTCGACCCTGACGCCCTGCTCTTCGTACGCGGGCAGGATCTCGATCACGTCGCCCCGCACCCGGAAGGTGCCGCGCACGAAATCGAGATCGTTCCGCGAATACTGGATCTGCACGAGTCCGGAGAGGATCTCCCGACGGGAGATGTCCTGACCTTCGCGCAACGTGAGCATGAGTTCGCGGTACCCCGCGGGATCCCCGAGTCCGTAGATCGCGGACACGGAGGCGACGACAATCACATCCCGCCTTTCCATGAGGGCGGACGTCGCGCGGAGCCGCAGCCGATCTATATCCTCATTGATGGATGCATCTTTCTCTATGAAAGTATCCGTCGCGGGAACATAGGCCTCGGGCTGGTAATAGTCGTAGTAGGAGATGAAATACTCGACGGCATTGCGGGGAAAGAACTGCCGCAGTTCTCCATACAGCTGAGCGGCGAGCGTCTTGTTGTGGCTCATGACGAGCGTCGGGCGATTGACCTCGGCGATCATCGCGGCCAGCGTCACCGTCTTTCCGCTGCCTGTCACGCCCAGCAGTGTCTGCCATTCGTCGCCGCGGCGCACGCCCTCGGCCAACTCGCGAATCGCGGTGGGCTGGTCGCCCATCGGCTCGAATGGAAGCTGAAGGTCGAAGCGGGGCATGGTCTCGGATCTGGCAGCCGGTCACTCGATGGTGAGGCCGCTCTCCCCGAAGGACTCCTTCCGTTCGACGGAGATTACGCCCTTCACGCCCTGAACCTTGCGCATGACTTTCTGCAGATGCGTCAGGTTCTCGACTTCGACGACGAACTGCCCGCGCATCCCTCCCTCGACCCCCTTGATGTCGGCCGACTGAATGTTCGTACCGGTGTCGCTGACCGCGCGCGCGATGTCCGCGAACAGACCGTGGCGGTCCGTCCCCTCCATGACGATGCGGATCAGGAACCGGCGCTCCCCGTGCGCCTGCCACTCGATCTCCACCCGGCGCTCGGGAGCGTTGGAGAGGTTCAGGACGTTCGGACAGTCCTGCCTGTGGATCGAAACGCCGCGGCCCCGGGTGATATAGCCGATGACCCGGTCGCCGGGGACCGGCTGGCAACACTGCGAGTACCGGACCATCAGGTTCTCCATCCCCTGGATCCGGATCCCCTGCCCGCCTCCGCCCCAGACCTTGTCCACGAGCTTGTGGAGCGGACTCGGACTCTTCTGCGGCACCTCCGGGATGACCTCGGGGAGGATGGCCCGCATTACGCGCGTGAGCCCCACGTCCCCCCGGCCGGCCGCCGCATAGAGGGCATCCGATCCTTCGTATCCCAGCGTATCGCACGCCGCCCTGAGAGCCGCTTCATCCACCTTCCCCCGACGGCGGCGCCTCCACTCCCGTTGAACGATGTCCTTCCCCAACTGGAGCGCGGACTCCTGCTCTTCATCCCGGATCCACTGCCGGATCTCGTGGCGGGCCTTGCTGCTCCGCACGAAGCCCAGCCAGTCCCGGCTCGGCGTCTGCGAATCGGAGGTGAGGATGTGCACGGTGTCCCCGTTCCGGAGCGGACGGCTGAGCGGGGCGATCCGTTCGTTCACTTTCGCCCCCTTGCAGCGCAGCCCGACCTCGGTGTGCACGGCGAAGGCGAAGTCGATGGGCGTGGCCCCTTTCGGCAACTGCTTGACGTCTCCCGCCGGAGTGAAGACGAAGATCTCGTCCTGGAACAGGTCGATGCGGAGGAACTCCATGAACTCCTCCGGCTCGCGCGTCTCCTGCTGCCATTCGAGTACCTGCCGGAACCACGCGAGTTCGTCGTCGACGTCATCTCCGGACCGTCCCTCCTTGTAGCGCCAGTGCGCCGCGATCCCGTACTCGGCGGTGCGGTGCATCTCGTCCGTGCGGATCTGGATCTCGTACAGCGCGCCGCCGGGGCCGAAGATCGTCGTGTGCAGGCTCTGGTACATGTTCGACTTCGGCGTGGCGATGAAGTCGTGGAAGCGCTCGGTGAGCGGCGTCCACTTGTTGTGCACGATGCCGAGGGCGTGGTAGCAGTCGCGCACGGAGTCCACGATGATCCGCATCGCCAGCGTATCGTAGACCTCTTCGTACGGCTTGTCGCGCTTCACCATCTTGCCGTAGATGGACCAGAGGTGCTTGGGGCGCCCCGTGACTTCGCAACCGACGCCGGCGGCGTCCAGTTCGGCCCGGAGCGGCTCCTCCATGCGTCGGATCAGTCCCTCGCGCTCGCCCCGCGTGGCGTTGACTTCCTTCACGAGCTTTCTGTACCCCTCGGGCTCCAGGAACTTGAAGGCGAGATCTTCGAGCTCCCACTTGAGGCGGGCCACCCCGAGGCGGTGGGCGAGCGGCGCGTAGATCTCCCGGGTTTCGAGCGCGATCCGCTCGCGGGCGCCCGCCGGCATGTGCTCCAGCGTCCGCATGTTGTGGAGACGGTCCGCGAGCTTGACCATGATCACGCGCGCGTCGCGGGCCATGGAGAGGAGGAGTTTGCGGTAGGTCTCGACCTGGCGTTCCGCCATGGAGCCGAACGCGAACAGCGAGATCTTCGTAAGACCGTCCACGATGATGGCGATTTCCTCGCCGAACTCCGTCCGGATCTCGTCCACGGTCGTATCCGTGTCCTCCACCACATCGTGGAGGAGCGAAGCGGCGATGCTCACGGTGTCGAGGCGGATCTCGATGAGGATCTTGGCGACTTCCACGCAGTGGCGGATGTAATCCTCGCCAGAGCGGCGCTTCTGGCCCTCGTGCTTCTCCAGGCTGTACTGGAACGCAAGTGCGAGCAGATCGAGGTCGAGGCGGGCCTCGTAGCCCTCGATCGCCTTCATGAAGTCCTCGGGCAGCAGCGAGCGCGGGCCCGCTCCCGGCGCGGCCCGGTCCACTTCCCGCTTGAGGCTGCTCTCCACGCTACGCGCTCCGTCGCTGAGACGTCACCGCCCGAGCGCCGCGATCCATCGGCCCGGGCAACCCGTAAAGGTAGCAGTAGCGCGCGAGTTCGGCGCGGGCCGGGCGGGGAGCGAGTGTTGCGTCCGGGACGCGACGTCAGCAGATGCCGCGTTCGCGAAGGCTCACGTAGGCGCGGTCGCCGAGGATAATGTGGTCGCGGACGGGGATGCCGAGGAGCCGGCCGCTCTCGACGAGCTGGCAGGTTACCGCGATATCTTCGGGCGATGGTTCGGGCTCGCCGCTCGGATGGTTGTGGGCGAGGATGACGGAGGCCGAGGCCGTGGCGATCGCCGGCGCGAAGACTTCCCGCGGGTGGACGAGGGAGCTGTTCAGAAGCCCCACCGTGAGTCGGCGCTCGAGCAGAACCTGGCTCTGCGTATCCAGGTAGATGACCCAGAATTCCTCCTGCCGACGATCCCTCAGCAGGGGGCCGAGGCGTCCGAACACGTCGGCTGGACTGCGGATGCGCGCGCTGGCGCGGGCGGGCTCGGCCGCCTGTCGCCGGCCAAGCGCGAGCGCGGCGGCCACGGCGGCCGAGCGGGCCGGGCCCACT
The DNA window shown above is from Candidatus Palauibacter polyketidifaciens and carries:
- the radC gene encoding DNA repair protein RadC, which encodes MAPKILELPASERPRERLRRFSPDALSTTELLAVVLGAGATGRSAVDVAGRLLADFGGSLREMGRAEPAELERTGGVGPARSAAVAAALALGRRQAAEPARASARIRSPADVFGRLGPLLRDRRQEEFWVIYLDTQSQVLLERRLTVGLLNSSLVHPREVFAPAIATASASVILAHNHPSGEPEPSPEDIAVTCQLVESGRLLGIPVRDHIILGDRAYVSLRERGIC